From a single Vanacampus margaritifer isolate UIUO_Vmar chromosome 15, RoL_Vmar_1.0, whole genome shotgun sequence genomic region:
- the pik3c3 gene encoding phosphatidylinositol 3-kinase catalytic subunit type 3 isoform X2, with the protein MLRFSGLYQDHCSDLYVTCQVFAEGKPLALPVRTSYKAFSTRWNWNEWLRLPVKYPDLPQSAQVALTVWDIYGPGRAVPVGGTTVTLFGKYGMFRQGMHDLKVWPGVEGDGAEVTATPGRTSSSLTEDQMGRLAKLTKAHRQGHMVKVDWLDRLTFREIEMINESEKRSSNFMYLMVEFPRVKANDKEYSIVYYEKDGDDATPMLTSCEIVKVPDPQMGMENLVESKHHKLARSLRSGPSDHDLKPNAATRDQLNIIVSYPPTKQLSSEEQDLVWKFRYYLTTQEKALTKFLKCVNWDLPQEAKQALELLGKWRPMDVEDSLELLSSQFANPTVRRYAVARLQQADDEDLLMYLLQLVQALKYENFSDIQGGLEPGSKRDSQGLSDDSALDSSQILTATSGAFASTQKGKEGADGENLEQDLCTFLISRACKNSTLANYLYWYVIVECEDQDTQQRDPKTHEMYLNVMRRFSQALLKGDKSVRVMRSLLATQQTFVDRLVQLMKAVQRESGNRKKKTERLQALLADNEKVYLSEIEPIPLPLEPQIRIRGIVPETATLFKSALMPAKLIFKTEAATTYPVIFKHGDDLRQDQLILQIISLMDKLLRKENLDLKLTPYKVLATSTKHGFMQFVQSVPVAEVLATEGNIQSFFRKHAPSEKGPYGISSEVMDTYVKSCAGYCVITYILGVGDRHLDNLLLTKTGKLFHIDFGYILGRDPKPLPPPMKLSKEMVEGMGGMQSEQYQEFRKQCYTAFLHLRRYSNLILNLFSLMVDANIPDIALEPDKTVKKVQDKFRLDLSDEEAVHYMQSLIDESVGALFAAVVEQIHKFAQYWRR; encoded by the exons ATGCTGCGCTTCTCCGGACTCTACCAGGATCACTGTTCAGACCTCTACGTCACCTGCCAAGTATTCGCCGAAGGGAAGCCTCTTGCCCTGCCAGTCCGCACTTCCTACAAGGCATTCAGCACACGCTGGAA TTGGAACGAGTGGCTGCGGCTCCCAGTCAAGTACCCAGACCTGCCCCAAAGCGCCCAGGTGGCACTCACTGTTTGGGACATCTATGGGCCCGGTCGAGCTGTCCCCGTCGGGGGTACTACCGTCACTCTGTTTGGCAAATACGG AATGTTCAGACAAGGAATGCACGACCTGAAGGTTTGGCCCGGCGTGGAGGGCGACGGCGCTGAGGTCACAGCTACGCCCGGACGCACCAGCAGCAGTCTGACCGAGGACCAGATGGGCAGACTGGCCAAG CTGACCAAGGCCCATCGGCAGGGCCACATGGTCAAGGTGGACTGGCTGGACCGCTTGACCTTCAGGGAGATCGAGATGATCAACGAG agcGAAAAGCGCAGCTCCAATTTCATGTACCTAATGGTGGAGTTTCCCCGAGTGAAAGCGAACGACAAAGAATATAGCATTGTCTACTATGAAAAG gaTGGAGATGATGCGACGCCCATGCTCACCAGCTGCGAAATCGTCAAAGTTCCTGACCCACAGATGGGGATG GAGAACCTGGTGGAGAGCAAGCATCACAAACTGGCCCGTAGCCTCCGCAGCGGGCCGTCCGACCACGACCTGAAGCCTAACGCTGCCACACGGGACCAGCTCAAT ATCATTGTGAGCTACCCTCCCACCAAGCAGCTGAGCTCAGAAGAACAAGACCTGGTGTGGAAGTTCCGATACTACCTCACCACTCAGGAAAAG GCGCTGACAAAGTTCCTCAAGTGCGTCAACTGGGATCTGCCCCAGGAGGCCAAGCAGGCCCTGGAGCTGCTGGGCAAATGGAGGCCCATGGATGTAGAGGACTCCCTGGAGCTGCTGTCCTCGCAATTCGCCAACCCGACGGTGCGACGGTATGCCGTCGCGCGGCTGCAGCAGGCGGACGACGAG GACCTGCTCATGTATCTTCTCCAGCTGGTCCAGGCGCTCAAGTATGAGAATTTCAGTGACATCCAAGGAGGCCTGGAGCCAGGCAGCAAGAGAGACAGTCAGGGACTTTCAGATGATTCCGCACTGGACAG CTCTCAGATCCTGACGGCCACATCTGGTGCCTTCGCCTCGACGCAGAAAGGCAAAGAAGGAGCAGACGGTGAGAATCTTGAG CAAGACCTGTGCACGTTTCTCATCTCGCGGGCTTGCAAGAATTCCACACTGGCCAACTACTTGTACTG GTACGTTATCGTGGAGTGCGAGGACCAGGATACACAGCAGAGGGACCCTAAGACCCACGAGATGTACCTTAACGTCATGAGGAGGTTCAGCCAAGCTTTGCTCAAG GGCGATAAGAGCGTGAGGGTGATGCGCTCGCTCCTCGCCACCCAGCAGACTTTCGTGGACCGGCTGGTGCAGTTGATGAAGGCCGTGCAGAGGGAGAGCGGCAATCGCAAAAAGAAG ACGGAACGGCTGCAGGCGCTTCTGGCCGACAACGAGAAGGTGTACCTCTCGGAAATCGAGCCCATCCCGCTCCCGCTGGAGCCTCAGATCCGAATCCGAGGCATTGTCCCAGAAACGGCGACGCTGTTCAAG AGTGCGCTGATGCCCGCCAAGCTGATCTTCAAAACGGAGGCCGCCACCACCTATCCGGTCATCTTCAAACACGGCGACGACCTGAGACAGGATCAGCTCATCCTCCAGATCATCTCACTCATGGATAAA ttgttaaGGAAGGAGAACCTGGACCTGAAGTTGACGCCCTACAAAGTATTAGCCACCAGTACCAAGCATG gtttcaTGCAGTTTGTCCAGTCTGTTCCGGTTGCCGAAGTGCTGGCAACTGAAGGCAACATTCAG AGCTTCTTCAGGAAGCATGCGCCGAGTGAAAAGGGGCCGTACGGCATCAGCTCCGAAGTGATGGACACCTACGTGAAGAGCTGCG CCGGTTACTGTGTCATCACATACATCTTGGGTGTCGGAGACCGACATCTGGACAATCTGCTCCTAACCAAGACCG GTAAACTCTTCCATATCGACTTTGGCTACATCCTGGGCCGCGATCCCAAACCGCTTCCGCCGCCTATGAAGCTGAGCAAAGAGATGGTGGAGGGCATGGGCGGCATGCAGAGCGAGCAGTACCAGGAGTTCCGGAAGCAGTGCTACACCGCCTTCCTGCACCTGCGCAGGTACTCCAACCTGATTCTCAATCTCTTCTCCCTCATGGTGGACGCCAATATTCCCGACATCGCCCTGGAGCCGGACAAGACGGTCAAGAAAGTGCAGGACAAGTTCCGGCTGGATTTGTCGGACGAGGAGGCCGTGCATTACATGCAGAGTCTGATCGACGAGAGCGTGGGCGCCCTGTTCGCCGCTGTGGTCGAACAGATACACAAATTTGCTCAA TACTGGCGTAGATGA
- the pik3c3 gene encoding phosphatidylinositol 3-kinase catalytic subunit type 3 isoform X1, with translation MDTDKFNYVYSCDLDINVQLKIGSLEGKREQKSYKALLEDPMLRFSGLYQDHCSDLYVTCQVFAEGKPLALPVRTSYKAFSTRWNWNEWLRLPVKYPDLPQSAQVALTVWDIYGPGRAVPVGGTTVTLFGKYGMFRQGMHDLKVWPGVEGDGAEVTATPGRTSSSLTEDQMGRLAKLTKAHRQGHMVKVDWLDRLTFREIEMINESEKRSSNFMYLMVEFPRVKANDKEYSIVYYEKDGDDATPMLTSCEIVKVPDPQMGMENLVESKHHKLARSLRSGPSDHDLKPNAATRDQLNIIVSYPPTKQLSSEEQDLVWKFRYYLTTQEKALTKFLKCVNWDLPQEAKQALELLGKWRPMDVEDSLELLSSQFANPTVRRYAVARLQQADDEDLLMYLLQLVQALKYENFSDIQGGLEPGSKRDSQGLSDDSALDSSQILTATSGAFASTQKGKEGADGENLEQDLCTFLISRACKNSTLANYLYWYVIVECEDQDTQQRDPKTHEMYLNVMRRFSQALLKGDKSVRVMRSLLATQQTFVDRLVQLMKAVQRESGNRKKKTERLQALLADNEKVYLSEIEPIPLPLEPQIRIRGIVPETATLFKSALMPAKLIFKTEAATTYPVIFKHGDDLRQDQLILQIISLMDKLLRKENLDLKLTPYKVLATSTKHGFMQFVQSVPVAEVLATEGNIQSFFRKHAPSEKGPYGISSEVMDTYVKSCAGYCVITYILGVGDRHLDNLLLTKTGKLFHIDFGYILGRDPKPLPPPMKLSKEMVEGMGGMQSEQYQEFRKQCYTAFLHLRRYSNLILNLFSLMVDANIPDIALEPDKTVKKVQDKFRLDLSDEEAVHYMQSLIDESVGALFAAVVEQIHKFAQYWRR, from the exons ATGGACACGGATAAGTTTAACTACGTTTACAGCTGCGACTTGGACATCAATGTTCAACTTAAGAT AGGCAGTTTGGAAGGCAAGCGAGAGCAGAAGAGCTACAAAGCCCTGTTGGAGGACCCCATGCTGCGCTTCTCCGGACTCTACCAGGATCACTGTTCAGACCTCTACGTCACCTGCCAAGTATTCGCCGAAGGGAAGCCTCTTGCCCTGCCAGTCCGCACTTCCTACAAGGCATTCAGCACACGCTGGAA TTGGAACGAGTGGCTGCGGCTCCCAGTCAAGTACCCAGACCTGCCCCAAAGCGCCCAGGTGGCACTCACTGTTTGGGACATCTATGGGCCCGGTCGAGCTGTCCCCGTCGGGGGTACTACCGTCACTCTGTTTGGCAAATACGG AATGTTCAGACAAGGAATGCACGACCTGAAGGTTTGGCCCGGCGTGGAGGGCGACGGCGCTGAGGTCACAGCTACGCCCGGACGCACCAGCAGCAGTCTGACCGAGGACCAGATGGGCAGACTGGCCAAG CTGACCAAGGCCCATCGGCAGGGCCACATGGTCAAGGTGGACTGGCTGGACCGCTTGACCTTCAGGGAGATCGAGATGATCAACGAG agcGAAAAGCGCAGCTCCAATTTCATGTACCTAATGGTGGAGTTTCCCCGAGTGAAAGCGAACGACAAAGAATATAGCATTGTCTACTATGAAAAG gaTGGAGATGATGCGACGCCCATGCTCACCAGCTGCGAAATCGTCAAAGTTCCTGACCCACAGATGGGGATG GAGAACCTGGTGGAGAGCAAGCATCACAAACTGGCCCGTAGCCTCCGCAGCGGGCCGTCCGACCACGACCTGAAGCCTAACGCTGCCACACGGGACCAGCTCAAT ATCATTGTGAGCTACCCTCCCACCAAGCAGCTGAGCTCAGAAGAACAAGACCTGGTGTGGAAGTTCCGATACTACCTCACCACTCAGGAAAAG GCGCTGACAAAGTTCCTCAAGTGCGTCAACTGGGATCTGCCCCAGGAGGCCAAGCAGGCCCTGGAGCTGCTGGGCAAATGGAGGCCCATGGATGTAGAGGACTCCCTGGAGCTGCTGTCCTCGCAATTCGCCAACCCGACGGTGCGACGGTATGCCGTCGCGCGGCTGCAGCAGGCGGACGACGAG GACCTGCTCATGTATCTTCTCCAGCTGGTCCAGGCGCTCAAGTATGAGAATTTCAGTGACATCCAAGGAGGCCTGGAGCCAGGCAGCAAGAGAGACAGTCAGGGACTTTCAGATGATTCCGCACTGGACAG CTCTCAGATCCTGACGGCCACATCTGGTGCCTTCGCCTCGACGCAGAAAGGCAAAGAAGGAGCAGACGGTGAGAATCTTGAG CAAGACCTGTGCACGTTTCTCATCTCGCGGGCTTGCAAGAATTCCACACTGGCCAACTACTTGTACTG GTACGTTATCGTGGAGTGCGAGGACCAGGATACACAGCAGAGGGACCCTAAGACCCACGAGATGTACCTTAACGTCATGAGGAGGTTCAGCCAAGCTTTGCTCAAG GGCGATAAGAGCGTGAGGGTGATGCGCTCGCTCCTCGCCACCCAGCAGACTTTCGTGGACCGGCTGGTGCAGTTGATGAAGGCCGTGCAGAGGGAGAGCGGCAATCGCAAAAAGAAG ACGGAACGGCTGCAGGCGCTTCTGGCCGACAACGAGAAGGTGTACCTCTCGGAAATCGAGCCCATCCCGCTCCCGCTGGAGCCTCAGATCCGAATCCGAGGCATTGTCCCAGAAACGGCGACGCTGTTCAAG AGTGCGCTGATGCCCGCCAAGCTGATCTTCAAAACGGAGGCCGCCACCACCTATCCGGTCATCTTCAAACACGGCGACGACCTGAGACAGGATCAGCTCATCCTCCAGATCATCTCACTCATGGATAAA ttgttaaGGAAGGAGAACCTGGACCTGAAGTTGACGCCCTACAAAGTATTAGCCACCAGTACCAAGCATG gtttcaTGCAGTTTGTCCAGTCTGTTCCGGTTGCCGAAGTGCTGGCAACTGAAGGCAACATTCAG AGCTTCTTCAGGAAGCATGCGCCGAGTGAAAAGGGGCCGTACGGCATCAGCTCCGAAGTGATGGACACCTACGTGAAGAGCTGCG CCGGTTACTGTGTCATCACATACATCTTGGGTGTCGGAGACCGACATCTGGACAATCTGCTCCTAACCAAGACCG GTAAACTCTTCCATATCGACTTTGGCTACATCCTGGGCCGCGATCCCAAACCGCTTCCGCCGCCTATGAAGCTGAGCAAAGAGATGGTGGAGGGCATGGGCGGCATGCAGAGCGAGCAGTACCAGGAGTTCCGGAAGCAGTGCTACACCGCCTTCCTGCACCTGCGCAGGTACTCCAACCTGATTCTCAATCTCTTCTCCCTCATGGTGGACGCCAATATTCCCGACATCGCCCTGGAGCCGGACAAGACGGTCAAGAAAGTGCAGGACAAGTTCCGGCTGGATTTGTCGGACGAGGAGGCCGTGCATTACATGCAGAGTCTGATCGACGAGAGCGTGGGCGCCCTGTTCGCCGCTGTGGTCGAACAGATACACAAATTTGCTCAA TACTGGCGTAGATGA